From Echinicola soli, a single genomic window includes:
- a CDS encoding shikimate kinase — protein sequence MNNSAKIVLIGMPGSGKSTLGKAVARQLDFDFYDLDEEIVKEEGKSIPDIFMDEGEGYFRRLETKMIEKFLNRDSSFLLSTGGGAPCFNENMELINQRGISVFLNVSIEQLLLRLTENEADKRPMFRGMDTSAIRLKLQDLLADREMYYEQAKIMLSGDDISTEHLISELMSFFRSF from the coding sequence ATGAATAATTCCGCAAAGATCGTTTTGATAGGGATGCCCGGGAGTGGGAAATCCACCTTGGGCAAAGCTGTCGCAAGACAGTTGGATTTTGATTTTTATGATCTGGATGAGGAGATCGTAAAGGAGGAAGGTAAGAGCATTCCCGATATTTTTATGGACGAAGGAGAGGGGTATTTTCGCCGTCTGGAAACCAAGATGATCGAAAAGTTTCTGAATAGGGATTCTTCTTTTCTGCTTTCGACAGGTGGTGGGGCTCCTTGTTTCAACGAAAATATGGAGCTGATCAACCAGCGCGGGATTTCCGTCTTCCTGAATGTGAGCATCGAGCAACTGCTTCTGCGGCTCACGGAGAATGAGGCGGATAAGCGGCCGATGTTTAGGGGGATGGACACCTCTGCGATCAGACTAAAGCTACAAGACCTTTTGGCGGACAGGGAGATGTATTATGAGCAGGCAAAAATAATGCTCAGCGGAGATGATATTTCCACTGAGCATCTGATATCTGAATTGATGAGTTTTTTTAGAAGTTTTTAA